From one Acidobacteriota bacterium genomic stretch:
- a CDS encoding enoyl-CoA hydratase/isomerase family protein: protein MDQLKAGTRMQRMGYVKPGSVPEPERLVLLEYVSDARVAVVTLNRPHADNAITTELAASLIDVLETIAARPSVRCAVLTGAGDRAFSVGGDLYQRKEMTKEQWLRQRQVFDRVLYTLRELRRPVIAAVNGMAYGGGCEMAISADFIIASDEASFGQPEAIVGLSAGGGAPVFLPRALPPGMALQMLMTGDPITAREAHRLGLVNEIHPRAGLLTAVLRVAEKIASNSPTAVQAVKRAVRMSQGETSEQAASIMMEAHWRSVVHPDRIEGIRAFTEGREAAFPDPDF from the coding sequence ATGGACCAGTTGAAAGCCGGGACACGCATGCAACGGATGGGCTACGTCAAGCCCGGGAGCGTTCCGGAGCCCGAACGACTCGTGCTCCTCGAGTACGTGTCGGACGCGCGGGTGGCGGTCGTCACGCTGAACCGGCCGCACGCCGACAACGCGATCACGACGGAGCTGGCGGCGAGCCTGATCGACGTTCTCGAGACGATCGCCGCGCGGCCCTCCGTGCGATGCGCCGTCCTCACCGGTGCGGGCGACCGAGCGTTCTCCGTCGGCGGCGACCTGTACCAGCGCAAGGAGATGACGAAGGAGCAATGGCTGCGCCAGCGCCAGGTCTTCGACCGGGTCCTCTATACCCTTCGCGAGCTGCGCAGGCCCGTGATCGCGGCGGTGAACGGGATGGCCTACGGCGGCGGCTGCGAGATGGCGATCAGCGCGGACTTCATCATCGCCTCCGACGAGGCCTCGTTCGGCCAGCCGGAAGCGATCGTCGGCCTTTCGGCGGGCGGCGGCGCTCCCGTCTTCCTGCCCCGGGCGCTTCCGCCGGGCATGGCCCTGCAGATGCTGATGACCGGCGACCCCATCACGGCGCGCGAGGCGCACCGGCTCGGCCTCGTCAACGAGATCCACCCGCGGGCCGGCCTTCTGACGGCCGTGTTGCGCGTCGCGGAGAAGATCGCGAGCAACTCACCGACGGCGGTTCAGGCGGTCAAGCGGGCCGTGCGCATGAGCCAGGGCGAGACCTCCGAGCAGGCGGCCTCGATCATGATGGAAGCGCACTGGCGCTCCGTCGTCCATCCAGACCGCATCGAGGGCATCCGTGCATTCACCGAGGGCCGGGAGGCGGCTTTCCCGGACCCGGACTTCTGA
- a CDS encoding nucleotidyltransferase, with protein sequence MVDPDDGAGLESRPPLLEDLLTICRALNERGARYVVVGGMAVIHAGFVRATEDIDLLVDDSPENFERIQDALSVLPDKAVREVRPTDLNRYVVVRVADEVVVDLMKSACGVDYAEAIEGVEPAVIQGVEVPFASPALLLKLKQTVREKDALDRQFLELLIAQKSGSTQ encoded by the coding sequence ATGGTCGATCCGGATGATGGCGCGGGCCTCGAGTCGCGTCCCCCCCTCCTCGAAGACCTCCTGACGATCTGCCGCGCGCTGAACGAGCGGGGTGCACGGTATGTCGTCGTGGGCGGCATGGCCGTCATTCACGCCGGGTTCGTCCGCGCCACGGAAGACATCGACCTCCTCGTCGACGACTCGCCGGAGAATTTCGAACGGATCCAGGATGCGCTGTCGGTCCTCCCGGACAAGGCCGTGCGAGAGGTGCGGCCGACGGATCTGAACCGGTACGTCGTCGTCCGAGTTGCGGACGAGGTCGTCGTAGACCTGATGAAAAGCGCCTGCGGCGTGGACTACGCGGAGGCGATCGAGGGGGTCGAACCGGCGGTCATCCAGGGCGTCGAGGTGCCGTTCGCATCCCCGGCGCTCCTCCTGAAACTGAAGCAGACCGTCAGGGAGAAGGACGCCCTGGATCGGCAATTTCTCGAGCTGCTCATTGCGCAGAAGTCCGGCTCGACGCAGTGA
- a CDS encoding FAD-dependent oxidoreductase: MKVVIVGGVAGGASCAARLRRLDEKAEILMVDKGPYVSYANCGLPYHVSGVIAKESSLLVANEQYFKANLGIDVRTNCEAVSIDPKKKTVDLRDVKTGKVTAEPYDELVLSPGAPSFHPPLPGIDLPGIFHVRTVPDVKAIREWIEKGTTFLAGMFSYSGIQFVKPTTRAVVVGGGFIGLETAENLVHLGFEVTLIQKLDQLLGPLDPEMARLVEEHVKRNGVKLVLGDGVAGFTQLEGGALEVKATSGKTYPADVVILAIGVRPDTTLARSAGLAIGERGGIRVDEHMRTSDPHIFAVGDAVEVKDWVTGQWSLVALAGPANRQGRIAADVIAGRKSRYRGTQGTSIIGLFGGAAAWTGVNERTLRKLGDKDWEKIYLFPNSHAGYYPGAKMLGLKVLFRKSDGKLLGAQALGVDGPAVDKRISALAMALQMRATVYDLEEAELCYAPQFGSAKDPVNFAGMVAADVLHGDMPLAHWNETKGAFLLDVRQPVELTVESVPGAVNIPLHLLRARLGELPKDKEILVICRSAQRAYYATRVLLQNGFKARSLSGGLLSRALTVR; encoded by the coding sequence ATGAAAGTCGTCATCGTGGGTGGAGTGGCGGGCGGAGCGTCGTGCGCGGCGCGCCTGCGGCGTCTGGACGAGAAGGCCGAGATCCTCATGGTGGATAAGGGGCCGTACGTCTCGTACGCGAACTGCGGGCTCCCGTACCACGTCTCGGGGGTGATCGCGAAGGAGTCGAGCCTCCTCGTCGCCAACGAGCAGTACTTCAAGGCGAACCTCGGGATCGACGTCCGGACGAACTGCGAGGCGGTCTCCATCGACCCGAAGAAGAAGACGGTGGACCTGCGGGACGTGAAGACGGGCAAGGTGACGGCGGAGCCCTACGACGAGCTCGTCCTGTCGCCCGGGGCGCCGTCCTTCCATCCGCCCCTGCCCGGGATCGACCTGCCGGGGATCTTCCACGTGCGGACCGTGCCGGACGTGAAGGCCATCCGCGAGTGGATCGAGAAGGGCACGACGTTCCTCGCCGGGATGTTCAGCTACTCCGGCATCCAGTTCGTGAAGCCGACGACGCGCGCCGTGGTCGTCGGCGGAGGGTTCATCGGTCTCGAAACGGCCGAGAACCTCGTCCACCTCGGCTTCGAGGTGACGCTCATCCAGAAGCTCGATCAGCTCCTCGGACCGCTCGATCCCGAGATGGCCCGCCTCGTCGAGGAGCACGTGAAGCGGAACGGCGTCAAGCTGGTCCTCGGCGACGGCGTGGCGGGCTTCACGCAGCTCGAGGGCGGGGCGCTCGAGGTGAAGGCGACCTCCGGGAAAACGTACCCCGCCGACGTCGTGATCCTCGCGATCGGCGTCCGCCCCGACACGACGCTCGCAAGATCCGCCGGCCTCGCGATCGGCGAGCGCGGCGGGATCCGCGTCGACGAGCACATGAGGACGAGCGACCCGCACATCTTCGCCGTCGGCGACGCGGTCGAGGTGAAGGACTGGGTGACCGGCCAGTGGAGCCTCGTCGCCCTCGCGGGGCCCGCGAACCGACAGGGGCGGATCGCGGCCGACGTCATCGCCGGACGCAAGTCCCGTTACCGCGGCACGCAGGGAACCTCGATCATCGGCCTCTTCGGCGGCGCGGCGGCCTGGACCGGCGTGAACGAACGGACGCTCCGGAAGCTCGGCGACAAGGACTGGGAGAAGATCTACCTCTTCCCGAACTCGCACGCCGGGTACTACCCGGGCGCGAAGATGCTCGGACTCAAGGTCCTGTTCCGCAAGTCCGACGGAAAGCTCCTCGGCGCGCAGGCGCTCGGCGTGGACGGCCCGGCGGTGGACAAGCGGATCAGCGCCCTCGCCATGGCGCTCCAGATGCGCGCCACCGTCTACGACCTCGAGGAGGCCGAGCTCTGCTACGCGCCCCAGTTCGGGAGCGCGAAGGACCCGGTGAACTTCGCGGGGATGGTCGCTGCCGACGTCCTGCATGGCGACATGCCGCTCGCCCACTGGAACGAGACGAAGGGCGCGTTCCTCCTCGACGTGCGCCAGCCGGTCGAGCTGACCGTCGAGAGCGTCCCCGGCGCCGTCAACATTCCGCTCCACCTGCTCCGCGCCCGCCTCGGGGAGCTTCCAAAGGACAAGGAGATCCTCGTCATCTGTCGCTCCGCTCAGCGCGCGTACTACGCGACGCGCGTCCTCCTGCAGAACGGGTTCAAGGCGAGGAGCCTGTCCGGCGGGCTGCTGTCGCGGGCGCTCACAGTCCGGTGA
- a CDS encoding response regulator transcription factor: protein MREKPLSCVLLADRHHGLTEGVRGMLETAFETVVMVADEASLLDGAGRLQPDVAVVDLSLAKDRSLGWLQALRDRCPGLKVIVLSVHDEPNVRRAALGAGADAFVLKRAIVTDLLPAVDRLRFHERHAGAKESSS from the coding sequence ATGCGCGAGAAACCGCTGAGTTGCGTTCTCCTCGCGGATCGCCACCACGGTCTCACGGAAGGCGTCCGCGGAATGCTCGAGACGGCTTTCGAGACCGTCGTCATGGTCGCTGATGAGGCGTCCTTGCTCGATGGAGCAGGCCGGCTCCAGCCCGACGTGGCTGTCGTGGATCTCTCCCTGGCAAAGGACAGGAGCCTGGGCTGGCTGCAAGCGCTGCGGGACCGCTGTCCCGGCCTCAAGGTGATCGTCCTCAGCGTCCACGACGAGCCGAACGTGCGCCGAGCGGCCCTGGGGGCCGGCGCCGACGCGTTCGTTCTCAAACGCGCAATCGTGACCGACCTGCTGCCGGCGGTCGACAGGCTGCGTTTCCACGAGCGTCATGCAGGGGCAAAGGAGAGTTCGTCATGA
- a CDS encoding DUF2950 domain-containing protein, translating to MKTSLLLALPLLLSFEGNLSAAAPAAAPKQKSFSSPNAAADALISAAARFDVPALTEILGPDGVDLVVSKDPVQDRNAAAAFARRALEKHSVVTDPKNAGRATLVVGDEGWPAPIPIVRKGGQWLFDTKAGRQEILYRRIGRNELDAIEVCRDFVTAQHAYAVEKHDDSRVNQYAQKIISTPGKQDGLAWRGPDGTPAGPLGDTIAQAIAAGYSKKSEPLHGYYFKVLKGQGPAAPLGEMDFVVEGAMIGGFALAAAPADYRVTGVKTFIVSHTGVVYEKDLGPKTLEQFEAMDRYNPDKTWRPVEEP from the coding sequence ATGAAGACGAGCCTGCTCCTCGCTCTCCCCCTGCTTCTTTCCTTCGAAGGCAATCTTTCGGCGGCCGCGCCAGCGGCCGCTCCGAAGCAGAAGAGTTTCTCCTCCCCGAACGCCGCCGCAGACGCGCTGATCTCCGCGGCCGCGCGATTCGACGTTCCGGCCCTCACCGAAATCCTAGGGCCGGACGGCGTCGACCTCGTCGTCTCGAAGGACCCCGTCCAGGACCGGAACGCGGCCGCGGCGTTCGCGAGGAGGGCTCTCGAGAAGCACTCCGTGGTGACCGACCCGAAGAACGCGGGCCGCGCGACGCTCGTCGTCGGGGACGAGGGCTGGCCGGCGCCGATCCCGATCGTCCGGAAGGGCGGCCAGTGGCTCTTCGACACGAAGGCGGGCCGGCAGGAGATCCTCTACCGCCGCATCGGGAGAAACGAGCTGGACGCCATCGAGGTCTGCCGCGATTTCGTCACGGCGCAGCACGCCTACGCGGTCGAAAAGCACGACGACTCCCGCGTGAACCAGTACGCGCAGAAGATCATCAGCACCCCCGGGAAGCAGGACGGCCTCGCGTGGCGCGGGCCCGACGGGACGCCGGCCGGACCCCTCGGAGACACGATCGCCCAGGCGATCGCCGCGGGCTATTCGAAGAAGTCCGAGCCGCTGCACGGCTACTACTTCAAGGTGCTGAAGGGCCAGGGCCCGGCGGCGCCGCTCGGGGAGATGGACTTCGTCGTGGAAGGCGCGATGATCGGCGGCTTCGCCCTCGCCGCGGCGCCGGCCGACTACCGCGTGACCGGCGTGAAGACGTTCATCGTGAGTCACACCGGCGTCGTCTACGAGAAGGACCTCGGGCCGAAGACGCTCGAGCAGTTCGAGGCGATGGACCGCTACAACCCGGACAAGACGTGGAGGCCGGTCGAGGAGCCCTGA
- a CDS encoding SulP family inorganic anion transporter: MSENASGALASIRWPRPFDGLRGLKLADVPREVSAGVTLAALMIPLNIGYAQVAGLPPVFGLYAGIIPLAVFALFTSSRHVVGSPDAPISAILGAMLIGFAPIGDPMRAQYALALALVCGLLFFVFWFFRLAFLANFLSRAVLAGFITGLGIEVLTNQIRRILGASHGHAAGIGALAEQVHDSIATSVNTTGYFAEVVVLIESIPRANLYSVAVGVGAFAIVRLMKRFAPKAPAALIALALTTIAVGALGLDAKGVTVLGKLQAGLPSLTVPGIPVADYLRVLPGALAIVGITMCEALLLVRSCGRRHDTKADGDQVMFAYGMASVASGFTGSLVSGPSASRTAAMEAAGSRTQLSSLVAAATVALVMVFFTGQLAYLPTAALAGVVANAVLNLIEVKELRELWVLRRSEFWVAMVCLLSVLVFGPMQAVVIAFLMATIDLLRRASRPGTWVLKEAPDGSHFVSEDEEHAADTPGLLIYRFGAPLYFANAPLFEEEVEKVIARATSPVKWFVLDAEAMVDIDTTGEQALHEVASRLAKRGVIFAISRANQSTLSWLSRYHLLTLIGKDRLYPTNRHAAQAFRQVEKA; the protein is encoded by the coding sequence ATGAGTGAGAATGCTTCGGGCGCGCTCGCCTCGATCCGGTGGCCGCGTCCGTTCGACGGGCTGCGGGGGCTCAAGCTCGCGGACGTTCCACGGGAAGTCTCGGCGGGCGTCACGCTGGCCGCCCTGATGATCCCGCTGAACATCGGCTACGCGCAGGTGGCCGGACTGCCTCCCGTCTTTGGCCTCTATGCTGGGATCATCCCGCTGGCGGTCTTTGCCCTGTTCACCAGCTCGCGTCATGTGGTCGGGAGCCCGGACGCGCCGATCTCCGCGATCCTCGGAGCCATGTTGATCGGCTTCGCGCCGATCGGCGATCCGATGCGGGCACAGTACGCCCTGGCGCTGGCGTTGGTGTGCGGCCTGCTCTTTTTCGTGTTCTGGTTCTTCCGCCTGGCATTTCTCGCCAATTTTCTATCCCGCGCGGTGCTGGCGGGCTTCATCACCGGCCTCGGGATCGAGGTTCTGACGAACCAGATTCGGAGGATTCTCGGCGCCTCTCACGGGCACGCGGCAGGGATCGGGGCGCTCGCCGAGCAGGTGCACGATTCCATCGCGACCTCCGTCAACACCACGGGCTACTTTGCCGAGGTGGTCGTCCTGATCGAGTCCATCCCCCGTGCAAACCTCTACTCGGTGGCGGTTGGCGTCGGCGCGTTCGCCATCGTCCGACTGATGAAGAGGTTCGCGCCCAAGGCGCCGGCGGCGCTGATCGCCTTGGCTCTGACGACCATCGCCGTGGGGGCGCTCGGTCTGGATGCCAAAGGGGTCACCGTGCTGGGGAAACTGCAGGCGGGCCTGCCGTCTCTGACCGTGCCCGGGATCCCGGTCGCCGACTATCTACGCGTTCTGCCCGGAGCCCTCGCGATCGTCGGCATAACGATGTGCGAAGCGCTGCTCCTCGTCCGCAGTTGCGGCCGCAGGCACGACACGAAGGCCGACGGAGATCAGGTGATGTTTGCCTACGGCATGGCCAGCGTCGCGTCCGGCTTCACCGGCTCACTGGTCTCCGGCCCGAGCGCCTCCCGCACCGCGGCCATGGAAGCTGCCGGTTCGCGCACCCAGCTCTCCAGCCTCGTCGCCGCGGCGACCGTCGCACTGGTCATGGTGTTCTTCACCGGTCAACTCGCCTACCTGCCGACGGCGGCCCTCGCGGGCGTCGTCGCCAATGCCGTCCTGAACCTCATCGAAGTCAAGGAGCTTCGCGAGCTGTGGGTGCTGCGGCGCTCGGAGTTCTGGGTTGCGATGGTGTGTCTCCTGAGCGTGCTCGTGTTCGGGCCCATGCAGGCGGTCGTCATTGCCTTCCTGATGGCCACGATCGACCTGCTGCGTCGCGCCTCCCGGCCCGGCACGTGGGTGCTGAAGGAGGCGCCGGACGGCAGTCACTTCGTCTCCGAGGATGAAGAGCATGCGGCCGACACGCCGGGGCTTCTCATTTATCGATTCGGCGCGCCGCTCTACTTCGCCAACGCTCCGCTGTTCGAGGAGGAAGTGGAGAAGGTGATAGCGCGCGCGACTTCCCCCGTCAAATGGTTCGTGTTGGACGCGGAGGCCATGGTGGACATCGACACCACCGGCGAGCAGGCCCTTCACGAGGTGGCGTCCCGCCTTGCGAAGCGTGGCGTGATCTTTGCCATCAGCCGCGCCAATCAATCGACCCTCTCCTGGTTATCCCGGTATCACCTGCTGACGTTGATCGGAAAGGACCGTCTCTACCCGACCAACCGACACGCCGCTCAGGCGTTTCGCCAAGTAGAAAAAGCATGA
- the gnd gene encoding decarboxylating 6-phosphogluconate dehydrogenase, with product MQLGMIGLGRMGANMVRRLIGGGHDCVVFDRAPEPVAHLAQEKAVGASSLADFVEKLAKPRAIWLMVPAAVVDKTIADLLPLLEKGDVLIDGGNSYYVDDIRRAKELAAKGIHYVDVGTSGGVWGLERGYCMMIGGETDVVQRLDPIFKRLAPGKGDIPRTPGREKAKGTAEEGYLHCGPNGAGHFVKMVHNGIEYGLMAAYAEGLNILRNANVGKTRREVDAETTPLRDPAHYQYDMNLADIAEVWRRGSVVSSWLLDLTAIALLESPDLESFSGRVSDSGEGRWTIMAAIDEGTPAEVLTAALYERFSSRGEADFQNKLLSAMRFQFGGHHEKPSK from the coding sequence ATGCAACTCGGAATGATCGGACTCGGGCGGATGGGGGCGAACATGGTTCGCCGGCTGATCGGCGGCGGCCACGACTGCGTCGTCTTCGACAGGGCGCCGGAGCCGGTCGCCCACCTCGCGCAGGAGAAGGCCGTCGGCGCTTCCTCCCTCGCCGACTTCGTCGAGAAGCTCGCGAAGCCGCGCGCGATCTGGCTGATGGTCCCCGCGGCCGTCGTCGACAAGACGATCGCCGACCTTCTGCCCCTTCTCGAGAAGGGCGACGTCCTGATCGACGGCGGCAACTCGTACTACGTCGACGACATCCGCCGCGCGAAGGAGCTGGCGGCGAAGGGAATCCACTACGTCGACGTCGGCACGAGCGGCGGCGTGTGGGGCCTCGAGCGCGGCTACTGCATGATGATCGGCGGCGAGACGGACGTCGTGCAGCGTCTCGACCCGATCTTCAAGCGGCTGGCTCCCGGCAAGGGAGATATCCCGAGGACGCCGGGGCGCGAGAAGGCGAAGGGAACCGCGGAGGAGGGCTACCTCCACTGCGGGCCGAACGGCGCCGGCCATTTCGTCAAGATGGTCCACAACGGGATCGAGTACGGGCTCATGGCCGCCTACGCCGAAGGGCTCAACATCCTCAGGAACGCGAACGTGGGCAAGACGCGCCGGGAGGTCGACGCCGAGACGACGCCTCTCCGCGATCCCGCGCATTACCAGTACGACATGAACCTCGCGGACATCGCCGAAGTCTGGCGCCGCGGGAGCGTCGTTTCGTCCTGGCTGCTCGACCTGACGGCCATCGCGCTTCTCGAGTCGCCGGACCTCGAGAGCTTCTCGGGACGGGTCTCGGACTCGGGCGAGGGGCGCTGGACGATCATGGCCGCGATCGACGAGGGCACGCCCGCCGAGGTCCTCACGGCCGCCCTCTACGAGCGCTTCAGCTCGCGCGGCGAGGCGGACTTCCAGAACAAGCTGCTCTCGGCGATGCGCTTCCAGTTCGGCGGACACCACGAGAAGCCCTCGAAGTGA
- a CDS encoding DUF3300 domain-containing protein, with the protein MTQTSSSPRRPDRPSRALLALLCAALLVPGEGALLAQAASPAAAEPAPVLLTPDQLDSLVAPVALYPDDLLAQTLVAATYPLELMQLQQWLAKNKGLKDKALADAVGKQPWDPSIQSMAPLPDVVKRLCDDIQWTTDLGNAFLDQQKDVMNAVQRMRKKAQEKGALKTNEQQKVETKVVETQTVIVVQSANPEVIYVPVYSPTVVYPPPVYPYPPIYYPPPPPPGAAFMTFTAGVMIGAAVWGGSCCGCGWGGSNNTVNVNVNNNYNKNTNVQAGNVQHNSAHRGGAPYSSSASANKYGGSTKGGAAGRQQSAGASANSANRSGGGGGTSPSASTANRSGGGGGASPSASTSSRGGGGGGGASPSTSSASRGGGGGGGSPSAMSGGSGGFSGSSAKASSSRGSSSMSGGGGSRGGGGGGRGGRR; encoded by the coding sequence ATGACTCAGACATCCTCCAGCCCCCGCCGTCCCGACCGACCCTCCCGCGCTCTTCTTGCGCTCCTCTGCGCCGCGCTCCTCGTCCCCGGCGAGGGCGCGCTCCTCGCGCAGGCGGCGTCACCGGCGGCAGCCGAACCGGCCCCGGTGTTGCTCACCCCGGACCAGCTCGATTCGCTGGTGGCCCCGGTCGCCCTCTACCCGGACGACCTGCTCGCCCAGACGCTCGTCGCGGCCACCTACCCGCTCGAGCTCATGCAGCTCCAGCAGTGGCTCGCGAAGAACAAGGGCCTGAAGGACAAGGCTCTCGCCGACGCCGTTGGCAAGCAGCCCTGGGACCCCTCGATCCAGTCGATGGCGCCGTTGCCCGACGTCGTCAAGAGGCTCTGCGACGACATCCAGTGGACGACGGACCTCGGGAACGCGTTCCTCGACCAGCAAAAGGACGTCATGAACGCCGTCCAGCGCATGCGGAAGAAGGCCCAGGAGAAGGGCGCGCTGAAGACAAACGAGCAGCAGAAGGTCGAAACCAAGGTTGTCGAGACGCAGACGGTCATCGTCGTCCAGTCCGCGAACCCCGAGGTCATCTACGTCCCGGTCTACAGCCCGACGGTCGTCTATCCGCCGCCGGTCTACCCCTACCCGCCGATCTACTACCCGCCGCCTCCTCCTCCGGGCGCGGCGTTCATGACGTTCACGGCCGGCGTCATGATCGGCGCGGCCGTCTGGGGCGGCTCGTGCTGCGGCTGCGGTTGGGGGGGCTCCAACAACACCGTGAACGTCAACGTGAACAACAACTACAACAAGAATACGAACGTTCAGGCCGGAAACGTGCAGCACAACTCCGCGCACCGCGGCGGCGCGCCGTACTCGAGCAGCGCCTCGGCGAACAAGTACGGCGGATCGACGAAGGGCGGCGCGGCCGGACGCCAGCAGAGCGCCGGCGCGAGCGCCAACTCCGCGAATCGCAGCGGAGGAGGCGGGGGCACGAGCCCCAGCGCGAGCACCGCGAATCGCAGCGGAGGAGGCGGGGGCGCGAGCCCCAGCGCGAGCACGTCGAGCCGTGGCGGAGGTGGCGGCGGCGGCGCGAGCCCCAGCACCAGCTCGGCGAGCCGAGGCGGTGGAGGGGGCGGTGGAAGCCCCAGCGCCATGAGCGGCGGATCGGGCGGTTTCAGCGGCAGCAGCGCGAAGGCGAGCAGCTCCCGCGGCTCTTCGAGCATGAGCGGGGGCGGCGGATCGCGCGGCGGCGGCGGCGGCGGACGCGGAGGACGCCGGTGA
- a CDS encoding carbonic anhydrase, giving the protein MRNVLEGLTLFQRIAYPRHKELFERLAKNQTPQAVFIACSDSRVVPNLMLQAEPGDLFIIRNAGNIVPPAGSAYGGTTASLEYALVALGIRDVILCGHSNCGAMRGVLHPEALDAMPAVKQWVSYADLARRAALEAHPGASDEEMLEYVVDYNVIAQVRNLLTFPFVRPLVEKGELEIYGWVYDIGTGRVKGLDATGRRFVPLGAGEMGSPNERHVLASVESDEEFWEKL; this is encoded by the coding sequence GTGAGAAACGTTCTCGAAGGCCTGACGCTGTTCCAGCGGATCGCCTACCCGCGGCACAAGGAGCTCTTCGAGCGCCTCGCGAAGAACCAGACACCGCAGGCCGTGTTCATCGCGTGCTCGGACTCGCGTGTCGTGCCGAACCTGATGCTCCAGGCCGAGCCCGGCGATCTCTTCATCATCCGCAACGCGGGCAACATCGTCCCGCCCGCGGGCTCGGCCTACGGCGGGACGACGGCGTCGCTCGAGTACGCGCTCGTCGCCCTCGGCATCCGCGACGTGATCCTCTGCGGCCACTCGAACTGCGGTGCGATGCGTGGCGTCCTCCACCCGGAGGCGCTCGACGCCATGCCCGCGGTCAAGCAGTGGGTCTCGTACGCGGACCTCGCGCGGCGCGCCGCCCTCGAGGCGCACCCGGGCGCGTCGGACGAGGAGATGCTCGAGTACGTCGTCGACTACAACGTGATCGCGCAGGTCCGCAACCTCCTCACGTTCCCGTTCGTGCGCCCGCTCGTCGAAAAGGGCGAGCTCGAGATCTACGGGTGGGTCTACGACATCGGAACCGGCCGCGTGAAGGGCCTCGACGCGACGGGGCGGCGGTTCGTGCCGCTCGGGGCCGGCGAGATGGGCTCGCCCAACGAACGGCACGTCCTCGCGTCCGTCGAGAGCGACGAGGAGTTCTGGGAGAAGCTCTAG
- a CDS encoding ABC transporter substrate-binding protein codes for MTTATIEAKLTLSTVKLNWKEVWYTNCPLISASNVDQELGWTKEEYKKIGVKYAYLRSAAENDWYPHYIHNLDNLIRFGGLFPPVAVHADIRRTRLLGVTHVPKEGGVLLVRAKDDVYRMQDLKGKKIGLSKSLNTIKNDWWRIQEHQGIELMLRMNGMSMKDVEIVEFPYPDDWYNKPEMLTPIENPSEWQLKRDHKHDLAFRPLETALESGKIDAMYSQSKVLSVLSEATGKFAIIEDLSKRPDWRLQVANIPAAITCTDVMAEKHPELAVTFMKGMIKVGRWANEYKRAAAAILDKQTYYLDVEDTYRGIKDVDMVPNLSPLNLASVEVGKNFMVKNGYIKNDFDVAKWAAPEFLEQAAKELLDEQWKKTTTSKLPSTTELQAASRRVG; via the coding sequence ATGACCACTGCCACCATCGAAGCGAAGTTGACACTCAGCACGGTGAAGCTGAACTGGAAAGAAGTGTGGTACACGAACTGCCCCCTCATTTCCGCCAGCAACGTGGACCAGGAGCTGGGCTGGACCAAGGAGGAGTACAAGAAGATCGGCGTCAAGTACGCCTATTTGCGCTCCGCGGCGGAGAACGACTGGTACCCGCACTACATCCACAACCTCGACAATCTCATCCGCTTCGGCGGCCTCTTTCCGCCCGTGGCGGTCCACGCCGACATCCGGCGGACCCGCCTCCTCGGGGTCACGCACGTCCCGAAGGAGGGCGGCGTGCTCCTCGTGCGCGCCAAGGACGACGTCTACCGGATGCAGGACCTGAAGGGCAAGAAGATCGGGCTTTCCAAGAGCCTCAACACGATCAAGAACGACTGGTGGCGCATCCAGGAGCACCAGGGCATCGAGCTGATGCTTCGGATGAACGGCATGTCCATGAAGGACGTCGAGATCGTCGAGTTCCCGTATCCGGACGACTGGTACAACAAGCCCGAGATGCTGACGCCCATCGAGAACCCCTCCGAGTGGCAGCTCAAGCGCGACCACAAGCACGACCTCGCGTTCCGGCCCCTAGAGACGGCTCTCGAGAGCGGAAAGATCGACGCGATGTACAGCCAGAGCAAGGTCCTGAGCGTGCTCTCCGAGGCGACGGGCAAGTTCGCAATCATCGAGGACCTGTCGAAGCGTCCCGACTGGCGCCTGCAGGTCGCCAACATCCCCGCCGCCATCACCTGCACGGACGTCATGGCCGAGAAGCACCCGGAGCTCGCCGTCACGTTCATGAAGGGCATGATCAAGGTCGGGCGCTGGGCCAACGAGTACAAGCGCGCCGCCGCGGCGATCCTCGACAAGCAGACGTACTACCTCGACGTCGAGGACACGTACCGGGGCATCAAGGACGTCGACATGGTTCCGAACCTGTCGCCCCTGAACCTCGCATCCGTCGAGGTCGGCAAGAACTTCATGGTGAAGAACGGGTACATCAAGAACGACTTCGACGTCGCGAAGTGGGCGGCGCCCGAGTTCCTCGAGCAGGCCGCGAAGGAGCTGCTCGACGAGCAGTGGAAGAAGACGACGACCTCCAAGCTGCCCTCGACGACCGAGCTGCAGGCGGCGTCCCGGCGGGTCGGGTAA